A stretch of Fusarium poae strain DAOMC 252244 chromosome 2, whole genome shotgun sequence DNA encodes these proteins:
- a CDS encoding hypothetical protein (SECRETED:SignalP(1-21)): MRSFIVFAVLALSSTTHRVAGSACKPRSSSTIPTLASSTTESISTTTPTNDVALPSVRNIAINGNMAEIDPSDPLNVPDWDVINDAKIVGGQGREEPGSTERGACAMSAANTRLNTRDVGSGVSMSQTMSDLEVGTTYTIRFYYRVFISQGVTNCQLSAQFGNSLLTQDSISSSDVSNAWTQVLQTADAEESTAALKIQMECEGGSATILLDSVFVSNKVTPGNIDQFVVDFGNNGSGANPPLVESPQTTSTEPASSIEPTTTESGPIPGTTTTAVESPFCSKALNGGCWWKGSSVGCESRGSWPGPGGQGRLIPRPDNYPEPLSQLWCVGWCSLSPGCRSAAYNPVDRSCRFSEFAVQDSNFVPGPDAHVDTEGVYYWHDLSCFNCPCNDGDEPEAGSIVTTTSAPAIETTMQTVQPTSPSSPAVRLPPASTCPKSLNDGCTWNAASQGGSLITCQYRGRWPGADGVGYAVEKPRDYPMALSQSWCVAWCSLSPGCRSAAHIPENRSCRFSSHAVHDDDFIMADDPNQDSEELGIYYWHDLSCMDCPCRDEIESATQPSTTLLRSVTSASIESTTTQEPSSVVATIEKPPRPSAAI, translated from the coding sequence ATGCGTTCTTTTATAGTATTTGCAGTCCTCGCCCTATCGAGCACTACTCACAGGGTCGCAGGTAGCGCCTGTAAGCCTCGATCTAGCAGCACTATTCCAACACTCGCTTCTTCAACCACCGAGTCAATCAGCACAACAACACCCACTAATGATGTCGCACTCCCGTCAGTCCGAAACATTGCCATCAATGGAAACATGGCCGAGATCGATCCAAGTGACCCCCTCAACGTCCCAGACTGGGATGTTATTAACGATGCCAAGATTGTTGGAGGTCAAGGACGTGAGGAGCCTGGAAGCACTGAACGAGGCGCCTGTGCGATGAGCGCCGCAAATACGAGGCTGAATACACGAGATGTTGGATCTGGTGTCAGCATGTCACAAACTATGAGTGACCTCGAGGTCGGCACGACTTATACTATTCGCTTTTACTATCGAGTTTTTATATCGCAGGGCGTCACGAATTGTCAGTTGTCTGCTCAATTTGGCAATTCCCTCCTTACACAAGACTCCATCTCCAGCAGTGACGTTTCCAATGCTTGGACCCAAGTTCTCCAGACTGCCGATGCGGAAGAAAGTACCGCTGCTCTCAAGATCCAAATGGAGTGTGAGGGCGGCAGTGCTACTATTTTATTGGACTCTGTTTTTGTTTCCAACAAAGTTACTCCTGGCAATATTGATCAGTTTGTTGTTGACTTTGGTAACAATGGCAGTGGTGCCAATCCTCCTCTTGTAGAGAGCCCTCAAACTACATCTACTGAGCCTGCATCATCCATTGAGCCCACAACAACTGAATCAGGACCCATTCCAGGAACTACCACAACTGCGGTTGAGTCTCCTTTCTGTTCCAAGGCCCTTAACGGAGGCTGCTGGTGGAAGGGATCCTCGGTTGGTTGCGAAAGCCGTGGATCTTGGCCTGGTCCTGGTGGACAAGGCAGACTTATTCCTCGTCCCGACAACTACCCCGAGCCTTTAAGCCAGCTGTGGTGTGTAGGCTGGTGCTCACTTTCCCCCGGTTGTAGGTCTGCGGCCTACAATCCGGTCGATCGATCTTGTCGCTTTTCCGAGTTTGCTGTCCAAGACTCGAATTTCGTACCAGGCCCTGATGCTCACGTTGACACTGAAGGTGTTTATTATTGGCATGATCTATCATGCTTCAACTGTCCCTGTAATGATGGTGATGAACCTGAGGCTGGATCTATTGTCACCACGACCTCCGCACCGGCCATTGAGACAACCATGCAAACCGTTCAACCTACATCGCCATCCAGTCCTGCTGTGAGACTTCCTCCTGCATCGACGTGCCCTAAATCATTGAATGACGGATGTACGTGGAATGCAGCTTCGCAAGGGGGCAGCCTCATCACCTGTCAGTACCGAGGTCGATGGCCAGGCGCCGATGGTGTTGGATATGCCGTCGAGAAACCTAGAGACTATCCCATGGCATTGAGCCAATCGTGGTGTGTTGCTTGGTGTTCTCTCTCGCCTGGCTGTCGGTCTGCAGCCCATATTCCCGAAAACCGATCTTGTCGATTTTCGAGCCATGCTGTCCATGATGACGACTTTATCATGGCAGATGATCCCAATCAGGACTCTGAAGAGTTGGGGATCTACTACTGGCACGATTTATCCTGTATGGATTGTCCCTGTAGGGATGAAATTGAGTCTGCAACACAGCCTTCCACTACCCTCTTACGATCTGTTACATCAGCATCTATCGAATCTACCACTACTCAAGAACCATCTTCAGTAGTGGCAACGATAGAAAAACCACCTCGTCCTTCTGCAGCCATCTAA